In bacterium, the following proteins share a genomic window:
- a CDS encoding DUF255 domain-containing protein, protein MERRNLLDGETSPYLRQHKDNPVAWRPWGAAAFAEARELGRPVFLSIGYAACHWCHVMARESFEDGDVAALLDAGFVAVKVDREERPDVDAIYMDAVQALGRPGGWPLSVFLDPEGRPFFGGTYYPREAFLELLRQIDEAWREGRARVGAAAADLAAFLAAEDRRAAGPLSPAVLADFAAAWLARRDPLFGGRRGAPKFPPAHDARLLLRIWRRTGDVEALETAKGALDGMLRGGVHDQLGGGFHRYSVDERWLVPHFEKMLYDQANLAEAYLDAHLATGDPLYARVARSTLDYVLSDLAAPEGGFACAEDADSPGGEGAFYVFAADELRAALAPDEYEAFAAAYDVTDEGNMDGANVLALRP, encoded by the coding sequence ATGGAACGGCGGAACCTGCTCGACGGCGAGACCAGCCCCTACCTCCGGCAACACAAGGACAACCCGGTCGCCTGGCGGCCGTGGGGCGCCGCGGCCTTCGCCGAGGCCCGCGAACTCGGCCGTCCCGTCTTCCTTTCGATCGGCTACGCGGCCTGCCACTGGTGCCACGTCATGGCGCGCGAGTCGTTCGAGGACGGCGACGTCGCGGCGCTGCTCGACGCCGGGTTCGTCGCGGTCAAGGTGGACCGCGAGGAGCGTCCCGACGTGGACGCGATCTACATGGACGCCGTGCAGGCGCTGGGGCGCCCCGGCGGCTGGCCGCTCTCCGTCTTCCTCGATCCCGAAGGGCGGCCGTTTTTCGGCGGAACGTACTACCCGCGCGAAGCGTTCCTCGAGCTGCTGCGGCAGATCGACGAGGCGTGGCGCGAGGGCCGCGCCCGCGTCGGCGCCGCCGCGGCGGACCTCGCCGCGTTCCTCGCCGCGGAGGACCGGCGCGCGGCCGGCCCGCTCTCGCCGGCGGTCCTCGCCGACTTCGCCGCGGCGTGGCTCGCCCGGCGCGACCCGCTCTTCGGCGGCAGGCGCGGCGCGCCGAAGTTCCCCCCGGCGCACGACGCGCGCCTGCTGCTGCGGATCTGGCGCCGCACGGGCGACGTCGAGGCGCTGGAGACGGCGAAGGGGGCGCTCGACGGGATGCTCCGCGGCGGCGTCCACGACCAGCTCGGCGGCGGCTTCCACCGCTACAGCGTGGACGAGCGCTGGCTCGTGCCGCACTTCGAAAAGATGCTCTACGACCAAGCCAACCTGGCGGAGGCGTACCTCGACGCGCACCTCGCGACGGGCGACCCGCTCTACGCCCGCGTCGCGCGGAGCACGCTCGACTACGTCCTCTCCGACCTCGCCGCGCCGGAAGGAGGCTTCGCCTGCGCCGAGGACGCCGACTCGCCCGGCGGCGAGGGCGCCTTCTACGTCTTCGCCGCGGACGAAC